A segment of the Chloroflexota bacterium genome:
CATGTCGGCGGAGATGAGGAGTTTCATAGGGTTTAGTATCGAATCGGGCATGAAAAAAATTGCTTGACACTCAGAAGTACAGGCTTATAATAAGCCTACAACAGCCGAAGACTTCCCTTTCTGGGTTGGTGATTGTCTACAGGCAATCTAGGCTGCGCCCCCTAACCACGGGGGTTTTTTTATCCTTTCGCCTGACGGACGACGCCGCGTTCAACCGCCTCTTGATACAGTCGCTCCCAATCGGTTTCGCCTTCTATCCAATCCCGGACAAAGCCCGCCATCGCATCGGCGAGGCGAATAAAGGTATCACTTTCGTCACGCAACCCCCGGACTTTGTCTACCGACAGTTGCTGTTGCCGCAGTCCGGCGGTTACCCGGTGCCGCTCATTCTTGCCCAGACCGTCAATCAATACCGTTGCCCGATAAGGTTGACCGCCGGCGGCAACCATCACCGTTTGATTGAGAGCGCGAAGCACACATCCCTGGTAATCTCTGGTATCGTCGAAGCGGGCATACAAAATCTTGCCCCGAAATTCCGCCTTGCGAATGACTTGTGTCAGATAAGCCTGCCGTTGCTTGCGAGTGGCTTTGGTCCACTTCTTCCGGCCTTTGCCTGAAGCGGCCTCAATCTGGCCCAAAATTTCGCGGAGCGCCTCACGCTCAATCCCAACAATCACTACCGAAACGATAAACAGGCGGCCTTGCGTCTCCTGGCCGGATTCGTCAACGTAACAGTAGAGTTTTCGAGTCATGGCTTCGTTGACAAATCGCGGCCCGATGGTGCACCTATTGCAAACAGATTATAGCCCGAGGGCAACCCAATCAGCCTGTTCTATTTCAATCCTTCCAGGGATGTAGCAACAGCAATTTCTCCGAAATAGCCAACCCAAACACCAATGAAAATTCCCGCGAATATCTGAAGCCATAAATTTTCCACAGGTCTTCTTGGCAGGAGAATAACTGTA
Coding sequences within it:
- a CDS encoding DUF3800 domain-containing protein, translating into MTRKLYCYVDESGQETQGRLFIVSVVIVGIEREALREILGQIEAASGKGRKKWTKATRKQRQAYLTQVIRKAEFRGKILYARFDDTRDYQGCVLRALNQTVMVAAGGQPYRATVLIDGLGKNERHRVTAGLRQQQLSVDKVRGLRDESDTFIRLADAMAGFVRDWIEGETDWERLYQEAVERGVVRQAKG